Below is a window of Bradyrhizobium sp. SZCCHNS1050 DNA.
TTCTTCCTGTACGGCGGCTCTGCCGGACGGCTGGACGATTCCTCGTCGCCACCCGCGACCGCTTCGCGCCGGAATATGCCGTCAATCGAGGGAGTTAGGCAAGGCGGAAAGCTGGGCAACGACGTCGCAAGGCGGCCGGCGGACCTTGCGTTGAAATCGGCCGGTATTTCCCGCTGACATAGAAAATCATACCACCGGCATTTTCCTGCACGCGCGCGGCGATCGCAGCTCCAACTACTTCGCAGCCTTCACGTCCTTTGCGTAGAGATCCGGCTTGAAGCCCACCACGCGGCGGCCGCCGAGATCGAGCACCGGGCGTTTGATCATCGAAGGCTGCGCCAGCATGAGCGCGATCGCCTTGCTCTCGGTGAGTCCGTTCTTGTCTGCGTCGGGCAACTTCTTGAACGTCGTCCCGGCGCGATTGAGCAGCACCTCCCAGCCGAGCTCGTCGCTCCATGCCTTGAGTTTAGCTTTGTCGATTCCGGCGGTCTTGTAGTCGTGGAATTCGTAAGCGACGCCGTGATCGTCGAGCCAGGCCCGCGCCTTCTTCATCGTGTCGCAGTTCTTGATTCCGTAGATCGTGATGCTCATGCCCCGCGTCCTCAAACAATCGTGTCCGACCGCGGCGGATGTCCCGCGTTGCGACAATCGGCGGTGCATTTTGCAGCGCGATTCACCCGCTTTTGATTCAGCCGATGCCGCACGTTCCGCGGTCGGAATTCGCTCCGACCTTTGCCACGAAACTGTCGGCTGAGCATTACATTTTCTTCGCATCCCCGGCGTATCTGGCGCACGAACAGGAGACCGCGAATGGGCAAGATCATGGTCCGTTGTCAGCAGACCGGCCGCAGCATCGAGACAGGGATGGAAATGGACGCCGCGCGCTTTCAGCGCATGCCCGTGTTCTTCTCGCGCGCCTACTGCCCGCACTGCCGCATCTACCATGAATGGTTCGCCGCCCATGCCTGGGTCGAGGAGACGCGCGAGCGCATTGCACTGGCGTGACCGCACAGAATAATGGATGCCACGCGCAACGCATCTCCACACGCCGTCAGGACAGCAGCGCGGCGATATCCTCCTCCGTCAGCGCCTTGCCGACATTGCCCTCGCGATCGAACAGTGAATCGGCCGGCGCCTGCTTGCGCTCACCGATCTTCTCCTCGATCGTCCCGGCGGCGACCAACCGATAGACGAAGACCGTCTTGTCCTGGCCGATGCGGTGGGCTCGATCGATCGCCTGCTCCTCCACTGCGGATTCCACCAGGGGTGGTAGATGATGACGGTGTCGGTCGCCGCAGGTTCAGCCCGCCGCCGGCCTTGAGGCTGGTCAGGAATACCGGGCTGTCGCCCTTCTGGAACGCCGTGATCGCACGCTTGCGATCGCGCGTA
It encodes the following:
- a CDS encoding ArsC family reductase — encoded protein: MSITIYGIKNCDTMKKARAWLDDHGVAYEFHDYKTAGIDKAKLKAWSDELGWEVLLNRAGTTFKKLPDADKNGLTESKAIALMLAQPSMIKRPVLDLGGRRVVGFKPDLYAKDVKAAK